A genomic stretch from Kribbella amoyensis includes:
- a CDS encoding SRPBCC family protein gives MSETLTTENGRTVLRMERSLRHPREKVWRALTDPAELVHWFPATMELDLRLDGRIAFTFPGGEDDFVEDPDNAGVIRAYDPPRLLEFTWGDEIQRWELAPTADGCVLTLTATYDDHAGSASFTSGWTLCLDALDKLLGGNEVHREHYSVLHEHYVQVYGLDHGEVVADGIRYERQLVQPREAVWARLTGAAEVREGELPPAGFVAKGIDPGPVGQAIEAELLVYPWQHGLVTWKLRDGNGGARLVLTQTGPAEEFLTAWRDVVETLSAELLTQ, from the coding sequence ATGAGTGAGACGCTGACAACCGAGAACGGCCGGACCGTGCTGCGGATGGAGCGCTCTTTGCGGCATCCGCGGGAGAAGGTCTGGCGCGCGCTGACCGACCCGGCCGAGCTGGTGCACTGGTTCCCGGCCACGATGGAGCTCGATCTGCGCCTCGACGGCCGGATCGCGTTCACCTTCCCCGGTGGCGAGGACGACTTCGTCGAGGATCCCGACAACGCCGGCGTGATCCGCGCGTACGATCCGCCGCGGCTGCTCGAGTTCACCTGGGGCGACGAGATCCAGCGATGGGAGCTGGCGCCGACCGCGGACGGGTGCGTGCTCACCCTGACCGCGACCTACGACGACCACGCCGGCTCGGCCAGCTTCACCAGTGGCTGGACCCTCTGCCTGGACGCCCTGGACAAGTTGCTCGGTGGGAACGAGGTGCACCGCGAGCACTACTCCGTCCTGCACGAGCACTACGTCCAGGTGTACGGCCTGGACCACGGCGAGGTGGTTGCCGACGGCATCCGGTACGAGCGCCAGCTGGTCCAGCCCAGGGAGGCCGTCTGGGCCCGGCTCACCGGAGCGGCCGAGGTCCGGGAAGGAGAGCTGCCGCCGGCCGGATTCGTGGCCAAGGGCATCGACCCCGGACCGGTCGGGCAGGCGATCGAGGCCGAGCTGCTGGTGTACCCGTGGCAGCACGGCCTGGTCACCTGGAAGCTCCGCGACGGCAACGGGGGAGCGCGGCTGGTGCTGACCCAGACCGGTCCCGCGGAGGAGTTCCTGACCGCCTGGCGGGACGTGGTCGAAACGCTGTCCGCCGAGCTGCTCACCCAGTAG
- a CDS encoding DUF998 domain-containing protein: MTAIATTAGTSSTPAGRATALLGCGKAAGPIYLTVVAVQALVRDGFDPRKHAASMLTLGEGGWVQSLNFVLTGLLVVLGAAGLRRAGSVGRWAPRLLAVFGVGMAKAGVFVPDPALGFPVGTPDGLPVTMSWHGTLHFAVGGVGFLAFVVCCFLIARCFAADGARGRAAYSAVTGVVFLAAFGGIASGSAGAGVTVAFWVAVVLAFTWITLTVGTVATRSVKLG, translated from the coding sequence ATGACCGCGATCGCCACCACCGCCGGTACCTCCTCCACGCCGGCCGGCCGGGCCACGGCACTGCTCGGCTGCGGGAAGGCAGCAGGACCGATCTATCTCACCGTGGTGGCCGTCCAGGCCCTGGTCCGGGACGGTTTCGACCCTCGCAAGCACGCCGCCAGCATGCTCACCCTCGGCGAGGGCGGTTGGGTTCAGAGCCTCAACTTCGTCCTCACCGGCCTGCTCGTCGTCCTCGGTGCCGCTGGTCTGCGCCGGGCCGGTTCGGTCGGGCGCTGGGCGCCGCGGCTGCTCGCGGTGTTCGGCGTGGGGATGGCTAAAGCGGGCGTCTTCGTTCCGGATCCGGCGCTCGGCTTCCCGGTCGGTACGCCGGACGGCCTGCCGGTGACGATGAGCTGGCACGGCACTCTGCACTTCGCGGTCGGTGGGGTGGGCTTCCTCGCTTTCGTCGTCTGCTGCTTCCTGATCGCTCGCTGTTTCGCTGCGGACGGCGCCCGGGGCCGGGCGGCGTACTCGGCCGTGACCGGGGTGGTGTTCCTCGCCGCGTTCGGCGGGATCGCCTCCGGTTCCGCCGGCGCCGGGGTCACGGTCGCGTTCTGGGTCGCGGTGGTGCTGGCCTTCACCTGGATCACGCTGACGGTGGGAACGGTGGCTACTCGTTCGGTCAAGCTGGGGTGA
- a CDS encoding energy-coupling factor ABC transporter ATP-binding protein produces the protein MSGPAIQVERLVFAYPDGRQALFGVDFTVQRGERVALLGPNGAGKTTLVLHLNGILGAVAGGVGSGRIQVSGSALHRDHLTEVRRKVGLVFQDPDDQLFMPTVRDDVAFGPANLGLRGSELDDRVHEALVQVGMQDHATIAPHHLSFGQRRRVAVATVLAMRPEVLVLDEPSSNLDPASRRELSDILAGLDVTLLMITHDLPYALQLCERSLLMDDGRIVADGRTRDLLADPELMAAHRLELPYGFNPLSVPGPER, from the coding sequence GTGAGCGGTCCCGCGATTCAGGTCGAGCGTCTGGTCTTCGCCTATCCCGACGGCCGGCAGGCGTTGTTCGGCGTCGACTTCACCGTCCAACGCGGCGAGCGCGTTGCCCTCCTCGGTCCCAACGGTGCCGGCAAGACGACGCTGGTGCTGCACCTCAACGGCATCCTCGGCGCGGTCGCCGGTGGGGTGGGCAGCGGCCGGATCCAGGTCAGCGGGTCCGCCCTGCACCGCGACCACCTGACCGAGGTCCGGCGCAAGGTCGGGCTGGTGTTCCAGGATCCCGACGACCAGTTGTTCATGCCGACGGTCCGCGACGACGTCGCCTTCGGCCCGGCGAACCTCGGCCTCCGCGGGTCCGAGCTCGACGACCGGGTGCACGAGGCACTCGTCCAGGTCGGCATGCAGGACCACGCCACCATCGCCCCGCACCACCTGTCGTTCGGCCAGCGCCGCCGGGTCGCCGTCGCCACCGTGCTCGCGATGCGGCCCGAGGTCCTGGTCCTGGACGAGCCGTCGAGCAACCTCGACCCGGCCAGCCGGCGCGAGCTGTCCGACATCCTGGCCGGCCTCGACGTGACGCTGCTGATGATCACCCACGACCTGCCGTACGCCCTGCAGCTGTGCGAGCGCAGCCTGCTGATGGACGACGGCCGCATCGTCGCCGACGGCCGGACCCGCGACCTGCTCGCGGATCCCGAGCTGATGGCCGCCCACCGGCTCGAGCTGCCGTACGGTTTCAACCCGCTCTCGGTCCCCGGCCCCGAACGCTGA
- a CDS encoding SGNH/GDSL hydrolase family protein, giving the protein MKIIAGLVSAAFAGAAVLTPTVAQAAAPDYVALGDSYASGVGTRSYLPDSGACQRSTKSYPYLDAARIGANLTSVACSGARVADVTANQLGPLTSGIEFVTVQVGGNDAGFSSVITECAKPAWLGNCDAAINTAQATINNTIPGRLNTLYATIKSRASNAKIVVVGYPRLFNGTDCNAGTFFSAAEMTRLNQTADLLNSRIGTAAGAAGFAFVNPTSAFIGHAVCGSPEWVNGLSNPVSESYHPNVTGQASYANLVQPQLR; this is encoded by the coding sequence ATGAAGATCATCGCCGGCCTCGTTTCCGCCGCATTCGCCGGCGCCGCGGTCCTGACGCCCACCGTCGCCCAGGCCGCGGCCCCTGACTACGTCGCTCTCGGCGACTCGTACGCCTCGGGTGTCGGCACCCGTAGCTACCTTCCCGACAGCGGCGCCTGCCAGCGCTCGACCAAGTCCTATCCGTACCTCGACGCGGCCCGGATCGGCGCGAACCTGACCTCGGTCGCCTGCTCGGGCGCCCGCGTCGCCGACGTCACCGCGAACCAGCTCGGCCCGCTGACCAGCGGCATCGAGTTCGTCACCGTCCAGGTGGGCGGCAACGACGCCGGGTTCTCCTCGGTGATCACCGAGTGCGCGAAGCCCGCCTGGCTGGGCAACTGCGACGCCGCGATCAACACCGCCCAGGCCACCATCAACAACACGATCCCGGGCCGGCTGAACACGCTGTACGCGACGATCAAGAGCCGGGCCAGTAACGCCAAGATCGTCGTGGTCGGCTACCCGCGGCTGTTCAACGGCACCGACTGCAACGCCGGTACCTTCTTCAGCGCAGCCGAGATGACCCGGCTGAACCAGACCGCCGACCTGCTGAACTCGCGGATCGGGACCGCGGCCGGTGCGGCCGGGTTCGCGTTCGTGAACCCGACCTCGGCCTTCATCGGGCACGCCGTCTGCGGCAGCCCGGAGTGGGTGAACGGCCTGTCCAACCCGGTCAGCGAGTCGTACCACCCGAACGTGACCGGTCAGGCGAGCTACGCGAACCTGGTCCAGCCCCAACTCCGCTGA
- a CDS encoding winged helix DNA-binding domain-containing protein, producing MPQRSVDWLLIARAQANGLDRPVSEAGPGGVADVARRTAGLQAQSWRGAAYAVRARSTATTLTDVSRAQEDDRSVVRGWFMRGTLQLVATEDAGWLLGLLGPQLIRDTERRYGELGLTPDLRERGADVIESHLLDHGPTGRAALGAVLVEHGILAEPKGQAVYALIRHTGLLGRLCYGPGHDAGETWVAVRDWLGGPLKSADSAADELARRYLTAYGPATAKDFATWSGLPIPAARQALRSAAREEYVIEGEAYAAVGDVPGFEGVRFLGEFDPYLLGYRDRRYALAEEHRHHVYPGGGMLRPAVVRGGRVIGSWQHVGPSVSLFGTESADLSGELADLARFHG from the coding sequence GTGCCGCAAAGGTCTGTCGACTGGTTGCTGATCGCCCGGGCGCAGGCCAACGGTCTCGACCGTCCGGTGTCCGAGGCCGGCCCCGGAGGGGTGGCCGACGTCGCCCGCCGGACGGCTGGACTCCAGGCCCAGAGTTGGCGCGGAGCCGCGTACGCCGTCCGGGCGCGTTCGACCGCGACCACTCTCACCGACGTCTCCCGGGCCCAGGAGGACGACCGATCCGTGGTGCGCGGCTGGTTCATGCGCGGCACGTTGCAACTGGTCGCCACCGAGGACGCCGGCTGGTTGCTCGGGCTCCTCGGTCCCCAGCTGATCCGCGACACCGAACGCCGCTACGGCGAACTCGGACTGACCCCTGATCTCCGCGAACGCGGCGCCGACGTGATCGAGTCGCACCTGCTCGACCACGGTCCGACCGGACGAGCCGCACTCGGTGCGGTCCTGGTCGAGCACGGGATCCTCGCGGAGCCGAAGGGGCAGGCGGTGTACGCCCTGATCCGGCACACGGGATTGCTCGGCCGGCTCTGCTACGGACCCGGCCACGACGCGGGGGAGACCTGGGTCGCGGTCCGGGACTGGCTCGGCGGTCCCTTGAAGTCAGCTGATTCCGCCGCCGACGAACTCGCGCGCCGCTACCTCACGGCCTACGGACCGGCGACGGCCAAGGACTTCGCGACCTGGTCCGGGCTGCCGATCCCGGCCGCTCGTCAGGCCTTGCGGTCGGCGGCGCGGGAAGAGTACGTGATCGAAGGTGAGGCGTACGCCGCGGTCGGTGACGTGCCGGGATTCGAGGGCGTGCGGTTCCTCGGCGAGTTCGACCCGTACCTGCTCGGGTATCGCGACCGCCGGTACGCGCTGGCCGAGGAGCACCGGCATCACGTCTATCCCGGCGGTGGGATGTTGCGTCCCGCGGTCGTCCGGGGTGGCCGGGTGATCGGGTCCTGGCAGCACGTCGGACCATCGGTCTCGCTCTTCGGCACGGAGTCGGCCGACCTCTCCGGCGAACTGGCCGATCTCGCGCGATTCCACGGCTGA
- a CDS encoding energy-coupling factor ABC transporter permease, with translation MHVPDGFFDAPTSVATGLIAAGAVGVSLQRASREIRETGPALAGLVAAFVFAVQMVNFPVGAGTSGHLLGGALAAALVGPWTAVLVMSTVLLVQGLLFADGGLTALGTNITLMGLVTVVVGYFAIRAVLQVLPKRVGSVVPAGALGALVSVPLSALAFTGLYAIGGAVEIPLGKLTTAMVGWHVLVGLGEAVITAAVLSAVVATRPDLVYAVRHLQPELVLVDADGNRSTVAADRPVATRPAGRSLGIGVAVTFLVAGVVSLFASAHPDGLEFVGAKLGFDSAARDSAVASSPLADYGVSGIGNAQVSGALAGIIGVLVTIAVGLAIAKLSSLRSARSTADADKVA, from the coding sequence TCCGGGAGACCGGTCCGGCGCTGGCCGGACTGGTCGCCGCGTTCGTGTTCGCCGTCCAGATGGTCAACTTCCCGGTCGGCGCCGGCACCAGCGGTCACCTGCTCGGCGGCGCCTTGGCCGCGGCCCTGGTCGGACCATGGACGGCGGTGCTGGTGATGTCCACGGTGCTGCTCGTGCAGGGCCTGCTGTTCGCCGACGGTGGCCTGACCGCGCTCGGCACGAACATCACCCTGATGGGTCTGGTCACCGTGGTCGTCGGGTACTTCGCGATCCGGGCGGTGCTGCAGGTCCTGCCGAAGCGAGTCGGCAGCGTGGTCCCCGCGGGCGCGCTCGGTGCCCTCGTCTCGGTGCCGCTGTCGGCGCTCGCCTTCACCGGCCTGTACGCGATCGGTGGCGCGGTCGAGATCCCGCTCGGCAAGCTGACCACCGCGATGGTCGGCTGGCACGTCCTGGTCGGCCTGGGGGAGGCCGTCATCACCGCGGCCGTCCTGAGCGCCGTCGTCGCGACCCGGCCCGACCTGGTGTACGCGGTCCGGCACCTGCAGCCCGAGCTGGTCCTCGTCGATGCCGACGGCAACCGTTCGACCGTGGCCGCGGACCGCCCGGTGGCCACCCGCCCGGCCGGCCGGAGTCTCGGGATCGGGGTCGCCGTCACCTTCCTGGTCGCCGGCGTGGTCAGCCTGTTCGCCAGCGCGCACCCGGACGGGCTGGAGTTCGTCGGCGCGAAGCTGGGCTTCGACAGCGCCGCGCGGGACTCGGCCGTCGCGAGCAGCCCGCTGGCCGACTACGGCGTCAGCGGGATCGGCAACGCCCAGGTCTCCGGCGCGCTGGCCGGGATCATCGGGGTGCTGGTGACGATCGCGGTCGGCCTGGCGATCGCCAAGCTGTCCTCGTTGCGGTCGGCCCGCTCCACCGCCGACGCCGACAAGGTGGCCTGA
- the cbiQ gene encoding cobalt ECF transporter T component CbiQ, which yields MAGSAGDGLLVAVDSRIHRLPAQVKIVALVVFVLAVVSTPAAAFWAFAVYAALLLGCVVLAKLPPLTVLRRLAVETPFIVFAVLLPFVATGPQVDVLGVSLSQSGVLGAWNVLVKGTLGVVAAIVLSATTAPRDLLAGLERMRLPSTLVAILSFMIRYLSVVSDDLHRMRIARESRGYAGGRAGHLKAVAGGVGGLFVRSFERGERVHLAMRSRGYDGRMPPLSQNGAVRAQWLEGLTLSLLAVLVAVAARVVGL from the coding sequence GTGGCCGGTTCCGCGGGCGACGGCCTGCTCGTCGCGGTCGACAGCCGGATCCACCGGCTCCCGGCCCAGGTCAAGATCGTCGCGCTCGTCGTCTTCGTCCTGGCCGTGGTCTCCACCCCGGCGGCCGCGTTCTGGGCCTTCGCCGTGTACGCCGCGCTGCTGCTCGGATGCGTGGTTCTGGCGAAGCTCCCGCCGCTGACCGTCCTGCGGCGCCTTGCCGTCGAGACCCCGTTCATCGTCTTCGCGGTGCTGCTGCCGTTCGTGGCCACGGGTCCGCAGGTCGACGTCCTCGGCGTCTCGCTGTCGCAGTCGGGCGTCCTCGGCGCCTGGAACGTGCTGGTCAAAGGCACCCTCGGGGTGGTGGCCGCGATCGTGTTGTCGGCGACGACCGCACCGCGCGACCTGCTGGCCGGGCTCGAGCGGATGCGGCTGCCGTCGACGTTGGTCGCGATCCTGTCGTTCATGATCCGGTACCTCAGCGTGGTGTCCGACGACCTGCACCGGATGCGGATCGCGCGAGAGTCCCGCGGGTACGCCGGTGGCCGGGCCGGGCATCTCAAGGCGGTCGCCGGGGGAGTCGGCGGGTTGTTCGTCCGCAGCTTCGAGCGCGGCGAGCGGGTCCACCTGGCGATGAGGTCGCGCGGGTACGACGGCCGGATGCCGCCGCTGAGTCAGAACGGTGCGGTGCGGGCGCAGTGGCTGGAGGGGCTGACCTTGTCCCTGCTCGCCGTACTCGTCGCGGTCGCGGCTAGGGTGGTCGGCTTGTGA